TCAAGTTTGATTgccataaataaaatataaatggaAAAGTGAACATTAAGAAATCCAGTTGCAAATTTCTGGCTTCTCTATTATTTACTCAATTAATCCTTCCGCTCACAAATTTCTGGCAAGATTCGGTCAtaacttttaaaactttgaccatcaatttatattagaataagttcaaaaatatTGCTATGATACAGCCAAATCAATGAgtactatttatttttgtttttaaaccAAGCATTTGataagttattgatggtcaagtTTGATCAAATCATGTCCTAAACGCTATGACCAGAGTATGAAAGAAACTTACAAAGATCATGTAAATAAAGCCCACAAACAGAAAATTATAAACAGCATGCTATCGCATTCCCATGCAACTGATGGAATCTTGTCCCAACAAAAGAACTAAATCAGGAATACTTGAATAATTCAGTCCTCATTCGACAAATCTCAAGTTGCAAACTTACTGGCAGAAGATTACATTTTTTAAAGATGCAAAACACTGTGAAATGTAATTGATGTAAAGAAAGATGAGTAAATTAAGACAGgataaaacatatttttacgAACACTTTCAAGTAATAAATCCATTCTAGTTCAGTTTTGTAACATGCCCATCAAACTATCAAAGATGTTCAAACATAAGGACAACTTTGCTCTGTCCAATTCTAATAATGTTGCATATTATCCTTGTGTAAGTGCTGATGCTTAGAGGTGGAGGTATAAGAAACTTTTTGGTTGGATACCTCCCATAAAACATGAAAAACTAGTTTGGTTTGATGACCACACGATTGCAAAGGCTTTCATAAAAGTATCAGTCGAATTGCTTAGTTGTATGACCCTAGAATGCCTGCACAGTTATCCAGTTGTCGATAGAAGCAAAGGACCAAATATTTGCATAAATAATTGTACTACAATCAGATATATCACAACATCAAAATCTCTATTTAACAATATACTAGATAGTAGTCAATGATCGTAGCACCCAGCCACCCAACAACAAAGAAAGAAATGCAAATAGATGAAAAGAAAACATGGTATTTTCAACTTAAATTCAAGTTCACGACGACAATGTGTGCTTTGAGTTTTGACTAGTGAAAACTCCAGCGACCTAATCTCCCAACCCTACTAAATTTCAAAGCATAAGGATACTTTGTTTATGCCATGTCCTCAACTCCCCATCATAGTCCTAGTTGGAAAAGCCAAAGTACACATACAGCCAAAAGCGGACAACAGAACTACAGAAGAGAACACTTAAGCTTGGGCAGTTCTATGAATATACATGCTAAATTTCCTAACGACCAAGattactcatcaatatctaAGCATACAGAGACACAACGAGAATGCAATCAATGCATGCATGAAACAGTTTGATAGGTAAATGTCAGGCGATTTACACAAGTaaacaaaattaaaagaaaCTTATTGCAATGCTCTATGTACCacaaactttagtccctctttGGAATTAGGAAGCATTGTACATGACAACCTCAAGTCTGTTATAGAATGGCATTTGTTTCTGCACTATGAAACCAAATGATGCTACAAATAATAGTACCGATAGATGCAGATGTAGAGCTAATGTAGAAACAGTCTGGACTCAAGACTCAGAGTTAGCACTAAATGAATAAACAAACTGAATCATAGTCAACTTCTTTTACAAGAGAAGTAAACATCTAGATACAACATTTGCTACGAAGGTACAATCAGAACAGCTCATCTCAATGCTTTTAGATTAGACCAAGGCAAATCCAAGCTGCTGCATTTCTTAACACAAACACAAGGTTGACCATAACCAGTTACAGCAAGAAAAATATAACTAACttgaaatgaaaagaaaaggatatggACTAGATACCAGTCTATACCATTTGTCCTTTGGAGGCACATACAATATCTGTATCATCAGTGGCAAAAGAAGGGACCGGCAATTGTAAATCCTCATAGCTCAAATTCATCATCCAACTTGAGTGCCTCAgcagcagcctcctcctcctcatcgtcaaTCGCAAAGTACGGGTTATGCACCTCAGGCCGGAACTTGTATCCAGTGAACACATAGAATGCAAGGGTGGCCAGCTCCTTGGCCACATAGCTGGTCCATTGGTACCGGTACGAGGTGATGGTCATCAGCGCATAAACCACGACACGTGTGAAGTAAATGTAGCAAATTACAACCACGTAGTACTGGCGGAAAAGGGTCAGCTTCATGAGATTCACGGCCGCCTTCCCGTCAGAGCGAGCAGCCTCGCGGAGGTTCTTGATGGACCACACGATCGGGAAGAGCACAGCGCAGCAGCAGATCACATCGACCAGCAACAACACCTGCTTCCAGGTGACCCAGGCCCGAGCATACGGCCCAGACTCATCAATCACCACCTGCGCAATGTTGGCCACGACTTGCAGAGGGATGACCACCATAAGGACCTTCTTCTCTCGGTCAGCAAGGTAAGGCTTGAGGAATGACCAGCCGGTGCCGATGAGCACAATGAGCGTGAACAGCGAGATCCCCTTGAGGAAGCTGAAGATGTAGAAGAGCACGTCCCAGCCGTGCGCCGTGCCAGTGCGCTCGATGTATGACTTGTCCTCGGCCTCGGCGAGCAGGTTGACCGCCTTGAGCACGAGCACGGCGAGCATGAAGTAGTGGATCCGGAACACGGCGGCGCGCTTGCGCAGGAGTATGGCGAtccagccggcggcgagcgcggcgtagGCGACGCCGAAGAAGCCGAAGATGGTCGGGAGCGCGGTGGCCCCCGCGGAGAGGTAGGAGCGCTCGCCGGTGGGCGGGTCGACGTTGTACATGGCGGAGCGGACGTCCATGGAGACCTTGAGCCCCCCGCCGAGGCAGTTGGCGAAGACGAGCGTGTACTGCCCTGGCTCGGAGACGGGGAAGGCGGTGGAGAAGGATGATGAGCGGGcgacctcgacgccggcggGGTTGGATGGCGGCCTGAGGCGGTCGAAGGAGTAGGCGAGCTTGACGAGGTCGGCCTGGAGCGCGCAGGTGACGTCGAGATCCTGCAGCTGGCGGAGGACGTGCACCCAGGCGTCGAGCGTGGAGAGGAAGAATCCCAGCTGGGAGAGGTCGAGctcggaggaggccggcgggtcGAAGGCGATGCCGGAGACGTTGAGCTCGAGGACGCCCGAGTGGGAGAACCCGAACTCGTCGAGCGGGATGATGCTCCGCGGGTCGCTCCGGATCACCGTCTCccggatctccgccgccgccggggcggcgaggaggaggaggaggaggagggcgagcgccgccgcggcggcgagcggcgaggcggcggccatcgATCCGGCGGCGAtctgggaggcggcgggatttgggatttgggatttggggattttgcgGCACGGGTTGGGTTGGTCTATGGCGTGATTTGTCGGCAAAGCGAGCGAGCTCGGTGGTTCGGGTCcgacccgacgacgacgacgacgagacgcgctctctctctctctctctctctatcgtCAAgcctcttttattttattttctgaaaagaaaatttttctttcttttcaaataaaatcagaTTTCAAATGCGTTGGTTAATATTGGTATGGTGAAATTTTGCACGTATTTATGATTCTGAGAATGGGGTGGGCACGTTCTGGTTTCAGATCCGTGGTGGTTAGCTTGTTTAAAAGGATCTCAACTGGAGATTAAGGCTCCGTTTTGTGGCATTTTGGGGAGAGATTTTTGTTCACGTAAAATGAAAGacctcattagcacataattaattaagcattaattatcatatatttaaaaaatagatttatttattttttaaaaaacttttatataacaattttttttaaaaaaatacaccatttgAATGTTTGAAAAACGTACTAACAAAAAACGAATACCGAATAAGTTGAAGTTTAGGGtcgagaaaaagaagagagttTGTAGCGAGGGATTATTGTAGTCTGAATTGCATGCTTCGAGttagttgggacttgggagtggTGGCTCAGTCCCCAACTTGACGTTGATGGATTAGTTTATACACGGCTTGATGATGCATGCTTTGATTATCAGTTCTAGCTACCGAATTATACTTGTATAAGTACTCAATTCTTATAGGCCTGATTTTTTTTGCCCCACTTGTGTGTTGTTGAAAGATCCTCAGTCATCGCAGTCAGTCGAAACTCCAGATGACTAGGCTGGCTGGAGTTCCAGCTTACACACAGATCATGTTCCAGCACAATtaaattccattatctaaaaaacacAATTAAATTCCAGCTATACAAATTATGCTGCTAAAGATTTGCTGAACTTGCAACCCGAAGGAGTACATTGTCTGAAGAAACATTGCTGATCAGAGCAATCACCAAAGAAGATCAAACAGAATTTGGCCAGAGGTGacattgaaaatttgaaatacACTCCAGGTGCAGTATCATGGTCACTTCATGAAACTATTGTGCAGTAAATTTTGTGCAAAAATGCTACTGAGGTGCAGTAAAATGACCAGTGCATAGAACATCTGTTGTCTAAAAGTGAAAcataagaaaaacaaatactCCTCTAGTTAAGAGTGTTGTGCCTGTAGTGCAAACTGTGCAACAATTGAACctgcttaaaaaaaaactttttgcaTCTACACTCTAAAGTATGAATCCTGATTAATGTTGTATCCCAAATTCCCAGTGTTACAAACACAAGGAGTTCGTTTAGGCATTACAAGAACTCTGAATACTCTGCCGTGTGCACCCACAGAAGCCAAAAAACCTGGTTTTACTCATGCATCAACAACTGGGAAGTATCCCAATCTACCGGAAAAACCTGTTGTTTCCTTCTCTCTAAAGGCATCAAAGCACCAAAATGACCATGGTATGCATCATTCTCTTCGCCTCCTCaagctttggtttcttcttgcTTCAGTTCACTAATCCTACACAGGTCTGAAAAAAAGCTGTCACATCCAGGGGATCTTGTTAAACTGTTCATAACTGTTAAGCATGCTGAATCCTAACCTGAATCCAACGTGCATTTGCCTATCGAATCTGAATCCTGATCGGTACTGTACTCCAAATCCCCAATGGGTTCAAGCCTGAACTGTACTAAGGCTGAGTTTGAGAGAGGGAGATAGAGAAGATTGGGGAGATACGCAAAATGAGGTAAgctattagcgcatgattaattgagtattaactattttaaattttaaaaatgaactaatatgattttttaaagcaacttttctatagaaattttttgcaaaaaacgcaccgtttagtagtttgggaagcgtggaCGTGGAAAACGAGTCACAATCTCCCCAATCTCCTTTGAAACAAAGCAGCCAGAACTCTCAAATTCTCGATGCGATTTACCAATACAATCTGGAGGAATCCTATGATGCATTTTGAAATATGAATTCAAATTAGCGCTGTGATCTACGCTTCGCTTCTACTGGGGGTGGTGAGTGATGGTGCTTGTCGACGAGCTGCTTCACCCGGAGCTCCAGCTCCCGGATCCTCGTCGCCCACTCGCGCCTTATCTCGATCGgcctcgccgcccccgccgccgccagctcgccgccccgccgctcgccggcgtcctgccgccgcgccgctggcCGCGCCCccgctctcttcctcctcttggcctccttcgccgccgccgctctctccaGCGCCCGCAGCACGTCCGACCCCCGCAGCTGCCCCGCGGGCTcctgctccggcgccggcgaggagggccgccgccccgaggcagccgCATCCTCCGGCTCCGGGTCTGGCTCGTCCCGCGCGTCACCGAAGAAGTTGGCGTCGAtgcggtcgtcggcggcgccgtcctcgtcgtcgccgccgccgtctccccacGAGCGGTTGCGGCGGGAGCCGCCGCGGCGTGGCCTCGCCGAGACGGCGACCAGGTATGGCTTGCGGCCGCCGGAGATCGTGGCGTCCGGCCGGGGCCGGACGG
The Oryza sativa Japonica Group chromosome 6, ASM3414082v1 DNA segment above includes these coding regions:
- the LOC4340012 gene encoding protein CANDIDATE G-PROTEIN COUPLED RECEPTOR 7 codes for the protein MAAASPLAAAAALALLLLLLLAAPAAAEIRETVIRSDPRSIIPLDEFGFSHSGVLELNVSGIAFDPPASSELDLSQLGFFLSTLDAWVHVLRQLQDLDVTCALQADLVKLAYSFDRLRPPSNPAGVEVARSSSFSTAFPVSEPGQYTLVFANCLGGGLKVSMDVRSAMYNVDPPTGERSYLSAGATALPTIFGFFGVAYAALAAGWIAILLRKRAAVFRIHYFMLAVLVLKAVNLLAEAEDKSYIERTGTAHGWDVLFYIFSFLKGISLFTLIVLIGTGWSFLKPYLADREKKVLMVVIPLQVVANIAQVVIDESGPYARAWVTWKQVLLLVDVICCCAVLFPIVWSIKNLREAARSDGKAAVNLMKLTLFRQYYVVVICYIYFTRVVVYALMTITSYRYQWTSYVAKELATLAFYVFTGYKFRPEVHNPYFAIDDEEEEAAAEALKLDDEFEL
- the LOC4340014 gene encoding uncharacterized protein → MFSTARFFLPVRPRPDATISGGRKPYLVAVSARPRRGGSRRNRSWGDGGGDDEDGAADDRIDANFFGDARDEPDPEPEDAAASGRRPSSPAPEQEPAGQLRGSDVLRALERAAAAKEAKRRKRAGARPAARRQDAGERRGGELAAAGAARPIEIRREWATRIRELELRVKQLVDKHHHSPPPVEAKRRSQR